The genomic DNA AAATGTTATTTGTTCTACAAATTACAAATTTGTAGTGTCTGTTTGTGTGAAACTTACTTTCTCTGCTGCATGTCAGGTGTTAAACTCAAATATTAtgcttttataaaaaaaaatctacattaGTTCATACTCAATGCTTTGATTTTTCTAATCATTTATGAGCATTTCCTGTTAACTTAGCTTGGTTTGCTTGcttttaaaaactttttctttgccttaAAATAGAACTCCTCAGTACAACAACctcattttaaatatttattgcatCCAGATACGCCAAATAACATATGGGTTGAATAAACAAGGACCAAACAATTCTAAGTCTCgtaaaaaatcaattccagCTATTTGCACAGTAGGAGGCCAACTACTCCCACTAATTGTCTCAGTCTGCTTTTGTTGCTAGTGCTGGTCGTATCGATGGAATGATCGTTGTTCAAGCTTCAGAAAGTTTGCCTATATAGGATTCGACACCTGACACTGCTGTGTAGAACTCTAACAATGCTAGTTCAGCATTGTTCAGTATATATTCCGGTCCATATTCTCTTGATTAATATTTAACAAACCCTTTTAATGGTACTTCCCAGTAATGAAGATGTCAATGTGTTTTACTTCAATTTATAATGGTCGTAATTGTTTTGAATCAAAGATTTAGTGATTTACCCGGCTCTAAGATAAGTATTGGAAATGTATCATACAATTATTGAAAAACAACTCGTTGCAATGTCTATTCTCATTCATACATGTTTATTGAAGAGGACATCATGTTTCTTACATACTTATAAAAGCACACACGAATCCTGCAGCTTTGTACTCACAGGAAACATCGTTCCATTTGCTTCCTGCATTCGATCCTATTACGATACAGTGTTCTCCGTTGATATTGTTGGGCTCACCACCGTTGAAGTTCATATAGGATACTCTCTTGTTCACACCGAACCACACAAATCTACCCTCAAagcccaaatctgtcgcaccAATGTACCATTCACTGGTTAAATCTCCAACAGCCTTGATGGCAGTTACAACTTGTGCATTTTCCTCGGCCGACTCAATGAAAGCCAAATATCCCCCATACAGGCGACATTGCTGAAAAGCTTGGAAGAAGCTGAGAGATCGTTTGTACGCCACAAAGTCCTTCCTTCCTGtaggaagaagagagagagtttgAATAAGGAATGTAGTATGCAGATATCCTCGTGATTACGATATGAACTCACCATAAGTTTCCATCGCAAAGAACGTCACACACAACACTAAACACAAATACTTGAGCGCCATTATCGTGTTGTCTAGGCTTCACAAAGGGATTTGCAAATCGAACTGCTGCAGAACGGAACTGGCCAGTAGACTTATATACCCTCCTTTTGCTGTGGACACAGCTGTGCCAGCTGGTGCATGCAACCTATATAAGCGAGATGTCACCCCATCGATGCATCGTACTTTGTGAACTGTGCTTAACCCTGTATTTCCTCAAGATGAAGACTGTGCTGTTGGCACTCGCTATCTTCGGTCTTGCGGCCGTGGGTCTACCCACAGCGCAATCACTTCGCTACACGGCCTACAAAACTAAGGTGTCCTTTTTCGAAGCCTGGCAGCAGTGTTTAGCGAAGGGAGGCAGTCTAGCATCGATCGAGCTGGCCAGGCAGAAAGAAGTGGTGGTCGCAGCAATGAAGAAGGCCGGTGCCTC from Anopheles stephensi strain Indian chromosome 2, UCI_ANSTEP_V1.0, whole genome shotgun sequence includes the following:
- the LOC118503380 gene encoding perlucin-like protein gives rise to the protein MALKYLCLVLCVTFFAMETYGRKDFVAYKRSLSFFQAFQQCRLYGGYLAFIESAEENAQVVTAIKAVGDLTSEWYIGATDLGFEGRFVWFGVNKRVSYMNFNGGEPNNINGEHCIVIGSNAGSKWNDVSCEYKAAGFVCAFISM